The nucleotide sequence ATCAGCAATAACACGCTCAATAATTACTTTGATCATTTTTTATACTTCCTTAACCAACGTCGTATTTATTTTATTAGCATAGTGGATAGATGCGCCGAGGTGAATCAACGTAGGGGAATTTCCGCCGATGTCTGAAAAGAAAAATGTCTGGATTTCCGGAGGTAGCTCAGAAATTGCACAAAGCCTGATTCAATTACTGAATATTCAACCGGATGTCTCTAATATCATCGTGTTGTCACGCAATGCGGTTTCTATTAATAAAGAAGAGACTGGCGGTGCAAGGATTATTCCGATTCAGTTGGATTGGCTAACAGAAGACGCAGGCAAACAATTAACGGGCGTAGTGGAGCAATATCCGCCACACCGGGTGTTTTGTTGCAATGGCATTTTGCATGATGAATCACAGATGCCAGAGAAAAACCTCAAAGCCATGAACCTCCAATGGTTACACCACAGTCTTGATGCCAACGTCTGGCCGCATATTGCTTTGGCACAAATCGTAGAACGCTCGCTTACACGGCAGCATGACCTGCGTTGGATTTCATTATCGGCCATGGTCGGCAGCATCAGCGATAATCAGCTAGGTGGCTGGTACAGCTATCGGATGACCAAAGCCGCACTGAATATGCTGATAAAAAACCTCTCCATCGAATGGCAACGCAAAAGCCCAAAAACAATTGCCGTTGCAGTGCACCCGGGAACCACCGATACCCGATTATCAGAACCATTCCAGAAGAATATTCAACCGGGTAAATTGTACAGTGCCGACTTAACCGCACAGCGAATGCTGAACGTGATGGAGCACTTAACAGAGGAAGATAATGGCAAGCTGTTGCATTGGGATGGCAGTGTGCTGCCTTGGTAAATAAACTACGGTAATTTTAATCTCACTCATTTTTATACAGGAAAACCCATGTCAGACGCCGTTTTGTTTGAAGAGCGTGAAGCCGTCGCCAGTAAAAAAATTGGTATTGCGCAATTAAACGCTGAGAAGTCGTTGAACGCGCTCAGTCAATCCATGGTTGATCTGTTATTACCTCAAATGCAGCAGTGGCAAGCCGATAACGATATTGTGTGTGTGTTCTTGCATGGTGCGGGTGAAAAGGCATTTTGTGCTGGTGGCGATGTGGTTTCCTTACACGCACATTCGGCGGCTTACGGCGAAACATTACCCAATACACAATGCGCCGATTTTTTTGAGAAAGAGTACCGTCTCGATTATCTGATCCATACCTTTACCAAGCCCATTATTGTGTGGGGCAATGGTTTTGTAATGGGAGGCGGAATGGGGTTATTGAATGGTGCTTCCCATCGGGTGGTGACTGAAAGCACTCGTATCGCCATGCCAGAAATTACCATTGGATTATATCCGGATGTGGGTGGCTCCTGGTTTCTGAATCGTACTCCTGGAAAAACAGGGTTATTTCTGGGCCTTACCGGAGCTCAAATCAATGGCAGTGATGCTTTGTATCTGAACTTTGCTGATCATTTTATTGCTGATGCCGCAAAAGAACAGGTGATGGCTGCTCTGGCTGACGTTGCCAATCATCGCGATGTTGATCAGGTGTTGCAGCCTTTTATTCAGCAGGCAAACGCATTGCGGCCAGAGGGGAATATCGAGGCGCATATCGATTGGATTAATGAGGTGTGTGCAGATGACGATTTAGCCGCCGTTGTCGCCAATATCACGGCCTATCATGGCGATGATAAGTGGTGTGCTAAAGCGGCAAAAACATTAGCGAACGGCTGTCCGGTTACTCCTTATCTGGTGTGGCAGCAGTTGATTCGTGGCCAGGATTTATCGTTGCCGCAAGTGTTTCAGATGGAGCTGACATTGTCGGTTAACTGTGCCCGATATGGTCATTTTAAAGAGGGCGTCAGGGCGTTATTGATCGATAAAGATCGACAGCCTAAATGGATGCCCGCCCAATTTGATGAGGTTCAGGAGGCGCATATTAACGCCTTTTTTGCAGAACCCTGGGATCAGAACCCTTTATTGGATCTGATATAACGTCAGTCGTGTTGGTATAACGACAGGGTTGCGGCGAGTGGTTTATACCATCGCCACAATCATCACCGTCAGCCATATTACAAAACCGATAATGATGATGCCCCAGTCGGCTCCGTTCAGGTCGGTGTTTTGGGCAAAAAAGTGCAGGCGTTTGTCGTGTATCAGGTTGATGGTCTGGTTAGCCAATAAATTTGGCAACAGTGTCAGCATAAACACTAAGGCTCCCCAGGGGTGGTCGGTCAGCAGTAACCAAACCGGAATCAGGTTAAACAATACATACAATAAATAAACTCGGGCAGGGCTCCAGCGCGGTTTTTCATCATCCTGCTGGCCTTGCTGATGCACGCGCCGATACAGGTCGTATTGATAGATGATGCTGAACAGAGTTCTGAGGAAGGGGTTCACATTGCCATTCTGGCGTTCAATTTGTAGCCAGTTCTGGTAATTCCAAACCAAGCCGAACAGGCCAAATGAGGCTAGCGATAGCTCAATCAGTTTTTCGGTGCCTATCTGGAAAAATAAACTCTTTTCCTGAGTTTCTTTGTGCTGCTGCATAACGGTTTCCACAACAAAATGCCTACGCAGTATACCCATGCTTTTCACCGACGCGAACCCCTGTCTGGGCGCTTCTTATTAAGCTTTGTAAATGGTTGTGAATGTGGGCTGGTGTTCATCCGCTGCTTTCAGTAATCTAGGTCGGTTTTAGTCAGCGCCGAAATAGAAGTGTATGTTTTTTGAACAGGAACGAGGGCAGTTTTTCCGCCCTCTTACCGGTAAATACCGGGCTCAGGTAATGGAGTGCCTGCGCGAGTTGTATCAGCGCCTTTACAGCTCCAGCAGCGCCGACTACGGCCAGGCATTGGCTCGCGATACCTTAATTGAAATTTTCCAGGAAGCGCTGGTGCGCTCGCCCCAGCTGGCCGATGGCGACGATGCTGAAACTAGTCAGCCTGAAAGCAGTCAGGCTGATGTTGAGTCGGGTGGTGAAGCCGAGCACGAAGGCCGCTTTAAAAACAGTCGTGAGCACTCGGTTTGGGTGTTGAATCAGCTAATGGATCACGGCTGGATTGAAAAGCAGGTAGATGAAGCAACGCTGCAAAGTACCTTTGCCTTCAGTCGTTATGGTCGTTTGTTTACCGAGCCGTTTGTATCGGAAAGCCGCACCACTGCACGTACCCGTCATCGCAATACCCGTAACACCCGCAACTCGCTGGAATCTTTCCTCGAGCGTGGCGATGTATACGATCTGCTGGATGCCTACGAATATTCCGAACGTATTATCAGCGACTTCACCGATGTGATTGCTGAGCTGGAAGAGCGTAAACGCGATCTGGTGCGTGAAATGGAAGATCAGTTGCTGGTACAACGTGCCAGTGAAGCCTTTTTTGATTTTATGGAAAATCGTTTCCAGCCGGATCTTTCAGTCCGTTTATCAGCAGATAACGTGGAAAAACACCGGGACCAGATCAGCAAGCTGATTAAAGGCATCCGCAAGCAAGATAAAGTGTTTAAAGCGTCAGCGGAAAAGCGCCTGCGTGAGTTATTGCCGGAACTGGCTCAAGAAGGCACCTCGGTGTTGTGGACCTTATTAGATGGTATCGATCAGCGTTTGCGTAACGCCAGCGATATTATGTTGCCAGCGTTGCGTAAAGCGCTACAAAGCTTTACCAAACGTGCCGATATTATTATTCGCCAGATGAGTTATCTGGCATCACAGCAGCACAACGATGTGCTGTCTGTGTGCAAACATTTGGCGTCTCAGCCGGAAGAAAAACAAAACGAATTGTTATTACGCGCAGGCGATATGATGGCGGTGCCGGAGATTGGTTTTGTCGATCCGGCCAGCGTGAAAATGCACGCGACTCGTCAACGTCGTACCGTTGAAGCCGGACTGGATGATGGCGGCGGTGATTTTGATATTGATGCACGTAAAGATATTTATGTGCAGCAGGTGTTGGATCAGGCGTTTTTGGTGAACCAGCAGGCACTGCGGTCTTATATGCGCCAGCATTTAACCTCGGGTAACAAAATTTCCACCCGCGATTTACCGATTGAATCGGCTCAGGATTTCCTCGCCGTTTCCCACGCGATTGGCCTGGGTGCTTCCGATGGTTTATCCAGCGAATTTGAATTCCGTATTGATTACGCCGACGGCTATGGCCCGGACCTGCCGAACGCCACCGCCGAAAATGACGGTGCCGCTGGCGAATATTTTGAACGAAAAGACCACTTCAGTTTTGAGCTGGTGATGAAAGAAAGCGCTTCCGCTGAAACCAGTCCTGAGACTGGTGAACAAAAGAGCAATACCGAGGCCCAGGCGGATTAGAGAGAACCGATATGTTACAAGCCATTGATAAAGACTTAGAAAAAGAAGGCCTCAGCCAGCGCGACTTTTCCGAATTATTAGTTCGCCTGTTGGATTACGGTGTGATCTGCCGTGATGAAAGCCAGGTAGAGCAACAACTATACGACCGTTATTTACGTCTGGAAGAATTGGTCGCGGATTATTTAACCGTGTTGGGTATTCGTATTCAGCATGATCGTCGTTTTCAGTTTGTGCGGTTGTATCCACCAGGTGCTCAGGTACCGGGTATGGAAGAAGATCCTCAGCCGGGCAACCAGGCGTTCCGCACTCGTTTAACTCAAAACGAAGTGGCGTTAACGCTGGTATTACGAGCGCAATACGATAAAGCGCTGCGTGAAGGCTTAGTCGACGAGCAGGGCTGTGTCATGGTATCGCTGGAAAGCCTCAGCATTGCCATGAAAAACCTGCTGAAGCGTACTTTGCCTGACAATCTGACCGAACGTAAACAACTGTTCCGCCGCTTAAAGCAATTACGTTTGGTGCAAATCAGTAACGAAGATCAATTGACCGATGGCGATATGTGGTTACGTGTTCGTCCGATGATTATGAGTTACGTCAGTGATCAGGTGTTATCCGAATTATTAGAAAATGAGTCGGACGAAGAATCTGAAAATCAAACGGATGATGCTGAAAATGCAGAAACTTCAGGTTCAGAAGAGCAGCAAGAAAATTCAGAGTCTGAAGAAAATGCTGAAAATTCTGATGAAGAACCTGAATCCGCAAACACTGTTAAAGCAGACGTTGTAGAAGAGAACACTGTAGAAGAGGACGTTGCAGAAGCAGAAGCGAAACCATCAGGCGAAGCTGAAAGCGAAGAACAGACAGCAGAAAGTGAAGCATCTTCAGAACCGGCACAGTCTGAAAAAGAAGCGCCTGCCAGCTTATTTGGCGATTCATCGGAGGCATAAGAGACAGCACCATGTTTTTAAAGAAATTTGTATACGTAAACTGGGGCAATATTCCAGCCACCGAATTTGAATTTGGCCCAATTAATTTATTATCTGGCGGTAACGGCTCGGGTAAAACCACCGCAGCGGATGCGGTGCAAACCATTATGACCGCCGCCCACGATACTTTATTCCATTACAACCCTGGCCAGGATGAAGCCACACAGCGTGGTCGTGGTAAAAACGTACGGACGTTAGCGTCTTATGTTTTAGGTTGTGATGACGGCTCCTACGCTCGCCCGAACGGTGCGGTGGGTTATTTAGCGGCGGTGTTTCATCCAACTCAGGGGGAAAGTGGTGAACCCTTTACCGCTGTCATTGGGGTTAGTGCGTCGATTGATCGTGCTGGTAGCCAGCCAGTGGCGCGTCAGAATGATCTGCAATTTTTTATTGTTTCCGGTGAGCAGTTAACGCTGTCGGACTTTATTTCAGAAGATTTAGAAGGCGCTAAAAACGTATTACCGCTTAATAAATTCAGCGCTAATTTAAAGCGCCGCATCAAAAGCGACAACGTTGAAAAATACGACACAAAAAAACAATATCTGCGTCGTTTATACGGTGCTTTGCGTGGTCGTCATGATGCAGTGAATGAGCGTGAGGCGATGAATGCCGCCCGTACCTTCTCACGTTTTATGGCGTATAAGCCGGTGAAAAGCATCAATGGTTTTGTGCAGAATGAAATTCTTGAAGCCAAAGATCTCGGGGATGCCATTCGCAGCGTGTCCGATCTGATGAAAACCATTTATGCGATGGAGTCAGATGCCAATACGTTGGCCGAAACCATTCAGATTCTGACCAATACCAAAGGTGCGTCGGATCGTTATATTGACCAATGGATCGATTACAACGTACTGGAATACACTGCCGCCAAAAGTCGCTATTTAAACGACCAGCGCTTGTACCTGTCGGCAAAAGAAGGTCAGCAGGCGTTACGTGAACGTTTAAGCAATGCTGAAAAAGAGCGTGAAGTCTCTCAGGAACGTCGTAAGCAATTACGTGAGCAATTAATCTCCATGGAAGCTCAGCGCCGTGGTATTGATGCGCTGCAGGATAAAGATGCAGCGGAGCAAGCGATTGAAGAGGGCAAGCGCCAACTGCAACAACAAGCGGTGCCGCTGTTAGAACAAGAACAGATGTTACAAGCCAGCTTACGTGCTACTGAGCTGGTGTATGGCGCGTTGCAGAAAACCTCGATTGGCTTGGACATTCCATCGCTGGGTTCGAAAAAAATCATCGATCAGGCGAAACAGGTATTAGCCATTAAAGATCAGGGCGCGGTGGATTTCCGCAAACTGATGGGCAAAGACTGGATTGATTTATCGCCGCTGGAAGCGCATCTGGATGATTCCCGCGAGCAACAGAGTTTATTAAATCAATGGCGTGATCGTTTCCATAATGTTGAGCTGGAAAGCAGTGGTATTTCGCTACGCGATCAGATTTCCAAGCAGGTGGATAAGCGCGAACAAAAGCTGCAACAGATTCAGGGCCGAATGGCGCAGAAGCAGGCGGATATCGATAGCCTGGAAGCGCGTCAGTTAAATTACCCGGGTTTTGTGCGTCAGGCGCTGGAAGTGATTCGTCGTGAATGCCCGCAGGCCGATCCGCGTGTATTAGCCGACTACGTCGAAATCACCGACCCGGCCTGGCAAAGCGCGATTGAAGGGTATATCGGTGGTGCACGTTTCAGCATTATTGTGGAATCTCAATTCGAAGCGGAAGCAGCGCATATATTACGCTCGATCCCTGGTGGCAGCCGTGCCCGGGTAATTCAGGGTGAAAAAGCGAAAAAAGACTGTGATCGTATTCGTGTGCCGTCGAATTCCATAACCCACTTAATGGAATTTGAACACGCGACTGCTCGTTATTATTTAGAAGCCAGTTACGGCACCGTCGAGCAAGTCGAAGACCTGCACGTGCTGCGTATGACCCGCCGTGGTGTCACCAAAGAAGGTCTGGGTTCCGGTTCCTATTCGATTTACCGTTGTGACCTTGACGACACCGAGCTGGTGTTTGGTATGGGTGCTCGTGAACGGGCTTTGGCGGCGAAAAAATCCGAGCTGGATGCCATGGCGGAACAAGCCAACGAAGCGCAGTTCCAATTGCGTCAGGTGGAGCAATTCCACGATGCGGTGAATTTATTACGCCATGTCACCTTTGCTGACCAGATTCAGAACATGCTGGACACTCAGTATCAGATGCAGCAGGCCGAAAACGCGCTAAATAATGTCGATGTATCCGACTTCTCCCATCTGGAAGATGAATTCAGTGCATTAAAAGAAAAAGGCGACGATCTGGATGCCCAGATCAAAGATCTGGACGGGGAATTAGGTCGTTTACAGCAGCAATTAAATGACAGTGAACGTCAGTGTAAAAAGCTGTCGGATGAGCAGGAACGTACTTCTGAAATTGCCGATCAAAAAGAAGAAAACTTGCGTCATATTGTTTCTGTATGGCCAGAGTTTGATACCGAAGCTCGCTTAAAAGCCGCCGATGACGAAGCGGCTGAAAGCCCAGCCGAAGCAGTTGAAAACCAGCGTAAATCCATCGCACAGGAATTAAACAGCACCGCCTACGAAATTGAACGCAATATTGGCGAACATAACCTGCGTTGTCAGACGGTGGATGCCATTGTGTATACCCCCAATTACCGTGATGAACACGGCATTGGTTTCTTTAAAACCGTGTGTGGTTTAGAGCGAGAAGTGGAGCGGGTTCATAACCGCCTGAAAAATAATATTCTGGTGGAAAAACAGGAGCAGTTAGTACAGCTACGTGAAAGCTTTAACAACGCCTTTGTTACCAACCTGTGCCACTCAATTTACCAAGCCATTAATGACGGCAAACGTATTCTTGAAGACCTCAATAAAGAACTGGCGCACCATCAGTTTGGTGCCGACCGGGAAACCTATTGGTTCGATTGGGAATGGGTGCCGGAATACAAAGAATATTGGCAGTTCTTTGAAGAAATTATCAAAAACCCATCGTTGGGTGATGGCGCTACCTTGTTTGATGCGGATCTGCCAAAATCCGCCCAGCGCGTGCGTGATCAGTTAATGGCGATGTTGCTGGACGAAGACGAACAAAAAGCCATGCGTGAACTGGAGCGTATTTCCGACTACCGTAACTACCGCTCTTACGAAATTTATAAGCAGCCAGCCAATAAAGACCCAATTGCGTTAAGCCAATACGGTACCGGCTCTGGCGGTCAGCTGGAAACACCGGCGTATATTATCCGCTCTGCCGCGATTACCTCAGCATTCCGTTTTAACGAAGGGGATACCCACCTTCGCGTGGTGCTGGTGGATGAAGCCTTCTCGAAGATGGACGAAACCCGTTCTAAAGAAGTGATCAACTACCTGACCGAAAGCCTCGGTTTGCAGTTGTTGTTTATTATGCCAACCAGTAAATCAGGCCCGTTTATGGATCTGGTGTCTAATCAGTTTGTGTTCTCCAAAGTGCCTCTTGTGGGAGGGCAAAGCAAAGGGGAATTACAGACTAAGGTGCTGGTGGATCGACAGCAGTGTAATCAGGATAAGGTGAAAGAGTTGTGGGCGAATCATCGCCGCACGATTCGACATCAGGCGGGTCTCGATTTTATGGAAGAGTTCGCTTAAAAACTACCTACGTTGCCAGCACTACGTTAAAAATCAGCTCAAAATGCTCATTTATGACTTATAAACTGCGCTTTTTCGCTGATTTTATGCCTTGTGCTGACTGCCTCGGAAACGTTTTTAGTAGTGAACTCAGGAATATTGTATGAATAAAGCTATTTATGAAACCGGCCTCACTTATGGCGAAGATGATGGCTCGTTTCGCACGGCTGGCGGCGTTGTTGGTGTTCGTAAGCTGGTGGATGCCTTTTACGATGCCATGTGTGAATTGCCGGAGGCGAAAAAAGTACGTGATATGCATCCGGATAATCTGGATGAATCGCGCGATAAGCTGGCACGCTTTTTAAGTGGCTGGCTCGGCGGGCCAAAACTGTTCAGCGAAAAATACGGGCCAATACGGATTCCGGTGGCGCATCGCCATCTGGAAATTGGCCCAGCCGAACGCGATGCCTGGTTATTGTGTATGAAAGTGGCTGCGGATCAGCAGCCATACCCGGATGATTTTAAGGAATATCTGCTGAAACAATTGTTTGTTCCGGCAGAAAGGTCACGCAACAAAGATAGCTAGCGGCGAGTGATACCTTTATCCAGCGCGTAACGAATCAACCCGGCGGAGGTTGAAATATTCAGCTTTTGTTTGATTTTCAGGCGATGGGCTTCGACGGTGCGTACAGAAATGTCCAGCTCTCGGGCAATTTCTTTATTGCCCATGCCATCTGCAAGCAGCACCAGCACATCTTCTTCACGAGGGCTGAGTATGTCGTCGCTATGCTTCTGGCGGGTATCGCTGAAATCGGTAAACAGAGTTTTTGCAACGCTGGAGCTGAAGTAGGTGCCCCCTTGATGTACCGTCTGAACCGCAAGAATTAACTCTTCTGCAGCGACATCTTTTAATACATATCCGGCAGCACCGGCTTGTACAACTTTCAGAATATACTCGCGGTCATCATGCATGGTGATTATCAGGATTTTAATATCCGGATAACGTTTTTTAAATTCAATGCAGGCTTCCATACCATTCATTACTGGCATTGAGATATCCAGCATAACGACATCCGGTTTTAACTCTTCTGCGGCTTGTAACGCCTCAAGGCCATTATTAACGTCGGCAATAACGCTCAGACCTTCTTCACTCTCGAGACTGACTTTCAAACCTTCGCGAACCATCGGATGATCATCGGCAATAATAATACGGATCGATTTAGACATTATTTGCTCTCTCTGCGTTGAGTGGAGGTTGTACTGTAATCAGTGACTGAAGGATCGACTTCATCACCGGATATTATATTTCTCAGACCTTTTGGGTCGTGTTCAGTGAGTTCTGTAGTCGAACTCAGATCCTGAACCGGGGTAGGGTTCAGGGCAAGCTCAGCACGAATACTGGTGCCTTGCTTGTGGTGACTGCGTACATTGAACTTACCGCCAAGCAGCTCAACACGTTCACGCATATTCATCATACCAATCCCGGAGTCGAGGTGCTCTTTAGGGACAAAGCCATTGCCATTGTCTTCAACAATCACAGTCACAAAGCGGTCGTTACAGCGAATGTCGACTCTTACTTCGGTGGCGTGTGCATGTTTCTGAATATTGGTAATCGCTTCCTGAATCAGGCGATATACGGTCATTTCAATGGCATCCGGCAAACGTGCTTCCGGTAAACGGATTTTACGTTTCACATCAATTTGTCCCTGATTTTCAAGGGAGTCCAGAATGCCATGGATTGCCGATTTTAATCCCAGATCATCCAGTAGTATAGGGCGCAGGTTGTGTGAAACACGGCGAACTTCCTGAATCGACAGATTTAATAACTCTTCGGTTTTGCCCAGGTGTTGTTTGTCCAGGTCTTCGGGCCACTTACGTTTAATCAGACCCAGGTGCAGTTTTGCGGACACCAGCAGTTGGTTGATGCCATCGTGTAGTTCTCTGGCAAATGCCCGGCATTGCATAATCTGAAAGGTGACTGAGCGATGCGCCAGCTCTTTCAGGCGGTCATCCGCCAGTTGTGTGGCATGGATATTAATAATAATGACGATAACAACCACCAGAGCCAGCGTTACGGCCAATAATAAAGAGGCTGCCACAAAGGTGCGGCGAATATTGGCATCCACTTTATTTTCCAGTTGCTGAACTTCTGCTTCGATATCGTCAAGGTACAAACCAGTGCCCATCATCCAGTTCAACTTAGGAATATGAACGACATAACTGAGTTTATTGGTTTTTTTATTAATGGATGGCTGATGCCACACATACTGATAAAAGCCACCACCAGATTCGGCTATTTTCAGCATATCGCGAATGATGTACTGGCCATTCACATCTTGTGTGTCAATCAAATCGCGGCCAATTAAATCGGGCTGTACCGGAAGCACGATATTGACGCCATCGTCACCGTAGGCAAAAAAGTAACCATCAGGGCCATAGGTCAGGCTGGATAAAATGCGTTTGATTTCGTATTCGGTACGGGTTCTGGAGAGGTTAAAACCTTCATCCATTTCCTCAAGAATGGGTGTAATGGAGGTCATTGCCAGATTGACGTAATCACGTAAGGCACGGCGTTTATCTTCCATGAGTGATTCTTTGACAATCGATTGTTGTTGCTCAGATAAACTTTTTGCCTGGCGTTGTGTGACCCAGGTAATGGTCAGTGTCAGTGCGACCAGAGGTAAGACGGTCAGCAATAAAATTTTTGCTTTTAAGGTGATGTTCATGTTTTTCGCCGGTTTTTTATTATCGTTTTCATCTCAGGATAACGAAAAAGGGCGGCCATAGGCCGCCAAAGTGTCGCTGTATCATAAAACCTGTGAAAAAGTATCGTACTCTTTCATAGTGTGTTGTTAATAATCGGTCAGGCCGTAAAACTCCGGGAACAGCAGAATGGAGATTACAACAGCCACCTGGATCATGATAAATGGCATCACACCGCGATAAATATCGGTTGTTCTGACGCCGTCCGGTGCTACCCCTTTGAGGTAGAACAGGCTGAAGCCAAACGGTGGCGTCAGGAACGATGTCTGTAAGTTCATCGCGATCAGAATGGCAAACCAAACCGGGGCAATATCCAGCGCAATCGCTGCAGGTGCCAAAATCGGAACAATAATAAAGCTGATTTCCACAAAATCGATAAAGAAGCCCAGAATCAGAATGGCAACCATCGACAGAATCAGGAAACCCATCTGGCCACCCGGCAAGCCGGATAAAATTTCTTCAACGATGTAATCACCACCAGTGTAGCTGAAGGCCATAGAAAATGCCGTTGCGCCCAACAGAATAGCGAAAACCATGGAAGAAATTTTGACGGTTTCCTGAGCGGATTCATACAGCATTTTGAAACTGAACTGGCCGTAAACAACCGACAGGATAATGGCTCCGATACCGCCCAGTGCAGAGGATTCTGTTGGTGTGGCAATGCCCGCAAAAATAGAACCTAATACAATCAGAATCAGCGCCAGTGGTGGGATAATCGCTTTGATTGCACGCATGTATTCTTCACGTTTATTGCCTGCATCTTCATCCATTGGCATTGCCGGAGCAACCTCAGGTTTGATCCAGGAATAAATCAGGATGTAGGCGATATAAATACCAACCAGCATCATGCCCGGGCCGACGGCCGCCTGGAATAAATCGCCCACAGGGATACCCAGTACGTCACCCAGAATGATCAGTACGATAGAAGGTGGGATAATTTGTCCTAAGGTGCCTGACGCGCAAATTGTGCCGCAAGCTAACGATTTGTCGTAATTGTATTTCATCATTACCGGCAGTGAAATCAGGCCCATTGCCACAACAGAAGCGCCAACAACGCCGGTTGATGCGGCTAACAGAGCACCCACAAGAACGGTAGAAATTGCCAGACCGCCACGAACGCCACCAAACAGCTTACCCATGGATTCCAGTAACTGTTCTGCTAATCGGGTTTTCTGTAATACGATGCCCATGAAAATAAACAGAGGCACTGCCATCAGCACCACATTTTCCATAATGCTCTGAATGCGGAAGGGCATAAATGCAAACATATCAGGACCTTCGGCGATCAAACCGAAAATCAAGGCGACGCCGCCAAAGGTAAATGCCACTGGGAAGCCGAATAACAGCATCAGCAGGGCAACAAAAAACATGACAATACCGATCATAATTCTGGCTCGTGTGGGTTGATGTGTTTAGCCTGCTCCGGGTGCAGCGCCACTCGAATGCTTTGCAAAATTAAGCCAACACCGGCAATGGCCGTGGCGAAAAATGCAAAAGGAATAACCGCTTTAATGATCCAGCGGTGAGGTAAACCACCAGGGTCTCCCGAGGTCTCACCCAGCGCGTAAGCTTCTTTGGCGAAATCGACGCCGTAATACGCGACCAGTAAGCAGAAGGGCAGTAATAAAATAAAGCCACCCAGAATATCGATCAGGGATTTGGTGCGATCGCTACGACCTTCATAAATTAAATCGACACGAACATGGCCACCAACTTTTAAGGTGTATGGGACGCCTAACATGAACATGGCGGCAAACAGATGCCATTCCATTTCCTGCATGCCGATGGAAACATCATTCAGGGCGTAACGCATGACAACATCAATAAAGACATTCACCAGCATCAACAGGAACAAGATGGCAGAAATTGTTCCGAGTAATTCAGAAAAGCGGTTTATAAAACGCTCGGCCTGATAAAGCATGGGATTCTCCGGTGTTACTTGCACTAGCCAATGCTTCACAGCAGCGGCTAGTGCCTGGAGTTATTTTTATTGACTGT is from Bacterioplanoides sp. SCSIO 12839 and encodes:
- a CDS encoding TRAP transporter large permease subunit, with the translated sequence MIGIVMFFVALLMLLFGFPVAFTFGGVALIFGLIAEGPDMFAFMPFRIQSIMENVVLMAVPLFIFMGIVLQKTRLAEQLLESMGKLFGGVRGGLAISTVLVGALLAASTGVVGASVVAMGLISLPVMMKYNYDKSLACGTICASGTLGQIIPPSIVLIILGDVLGIPVGDLFQAAVGPGMMLVGIYIAYILIYSWIKPEVAPAMPMDEDAGNKREEYMRAIKAIIPPLALILIVLGSIFAGIATPTESSALGGIGAIILSVVYGQFSFKMLYESAQETVKISSMVFAILLGATAFSMAFSYTGGDYIVEEILSGLPGGQMGFLILSMVAILILGFFIDFVEISFIIVPILAPAAIALDIAPVWFAILIAMNLQTSFLTPPFGFSLFYLKGVAPDGVRTTDIYRGVMPFIMIQVAVVISILLFPEFYGLTDY
- a CDS encoding TRAP transporter small permease subunit → MLYQAERFINRFSELLGTISAILFLLMLVNVFIDVVMRYALNDVSIGMQEMEWHLFAAMFMLGVPYTLKVGGHVRVDLIYEGRSDRTKSLIDILGGFILLLPFCLLVAYYGVDFAKEAYALGETSGDPGGLPHRWIIKAVIPFAFFATAIAGVGLILQSIRVALHPEQAKHINPHEPEL